Proteins from a single region of Cytophagaceae bacterium:
- a CDS encoding GNAT family N-acetyltransferase: MEVRIAQTARELSEIHQMLIEVNLMELHKSYIQWEVKNDPGTIWLAAIHENKTVGCVRLRYGCDAQYLKEYWGLSPAMILKNIAICDRLVVSAAHRHSRAAYLLTTNIYQVALKNKTELTFMEAEEHLLPFYRKLGFEVYRKVNHSYGTRFQLFINPNDGLRLDLLRSPFSSHYYQLRNQTTV; this comes from the coding sequence ATGGAAGTGCGAATAGCCCAAACCGCCCGGGAGCTCTCAGAAATTCATCAAATGTTGATAGAAGTAAATCTGATGGAGCTCCACAAGTCTTACATACAATGGGAAGTAAAAAATGACCCCGGTACCATCTGGCTGGCGGCCATTCATGAAAACAAAACCGTTGGCTGTGTGAGGCTGCGATATGGCTGCGATGCCCAATATCTAAAAGAATACTGGGGGCTTAGCCCGGCAATGATTCTCAAAAACATTGCGATATGCGACCGTCTGGTGGTTTCGGCTGCTCACAGGCATTCAAGAGCAGCATACTTGCTCACCACCAATATCTATCAGGTGGCCCTGAAAAATAAGACCGAGCTCACTTTTATGGAGGCCGAAGAGCACCTATTGCCTTTTTACAGAAAGTTGGGTTTTGAAGTGTACCGAAAAGTAAACCATTCTTATGGCACACGTTTTCAGCTTTTTATCAACCCCAACGATGGTCTGAGGCTGGATTTGTTGAGGAGTCCGTTTAGTTCCCATTATTATCAATTAAGAAATCAAACAACTGTTTGA
- a CDS encoding LytTR family transcriptional regulator: MNKLAFPPPHNIVHLEADVNYTIIHLVDGNKEMTSYTLKKYAQMPELEGFKRINRKYLVNPSVIREIRKDKKKHYVILTSGLELKVSRRRNNRY; this comes from the coding sequence ATGAACAAATTAGCCTTCCCGCCACCTCATAACATTGTACATCTCGAAGCAGATGTCAATTATACCATCATCCATTTGGTTGATGGTAATAAGGAAATGACCAGCTATACGCTGAAAAAATATGCCCAAATGCCGGAGCTGGAAGGCTTCAAACGTATCAACCGCAAATACCTTGTGAACCCCTCGGTGATAAGGGAAATCAGAAAAGACAAAAAGAAACACTACGTAATACTCACCAGCGGCCTGGAGCTGAAGGTGAGTAGGAGGAGGAATAATAGGTATTAA